CGTCCACGACACCTCCGCGAGCGGGCAGACGCTCTTCGTCGAGCCAATGGATATCGTCGATCTGAACAATCGCTGGCGGGAGCTGCAATCTGCAGAGCGACATGAGATCGAGCGGATCCTCACGGTGCTCTCACGGGAGGTCGGCGAGGCAGCACCGGAGCTACGTCGCACGCTGGAAGCGCTGGCGGCGATCGACATGGCGCTGGCAAAGGCACGTTACGCATCCGCGAGTCGCGCGACGATGCCAGCCATCGTCGACGGTCAATCCCACAATGGTCGTCGGGTTGTGCTGAACCGCGCTCGCCACCCGCTGCTTGATCCATCGACCGTCGTCCCGATCGACATCGAGCTGGGCACGACCTTCCGGGTGCTGGTCATCACGGGGCCAAACACCGGTGGCAAGACAGTCGCATTGAAGACGATCGGCCTGATGGCGGTCATGGCCCAGTCGGGACTGTTCATACCTGCTGACGAGGGCAGTGAGCTGCCGGTCTTCGACGGCATTTTCGCCGATATCGGCGACGAACAGAGCATCGAGCAAAATCTCTCGACGTTCTCCTCGCACATGGTTCGGGTGATCGCGATGCTGGATGGCGTCTCGCGGGAAAGCCTCGTCCTTCTCGACGAGCTCGGCGCTGGCACCGACCCGGAGGAGGGCGCCGCGCTCGCCCGGTCGATCATCACCGAGATCCTCGACGTAGGATGCCTGGGAGTAACGACGACCCACTACTCCGAGCTGAAGGCGTTCGCCTATTCCACCGAAGGCACAGAGAACGGCAGCGTCGAGTTCAACCTGCAGACACTCTCCCCGACGTACCGTCTGGTGGTCGGCATCCCTGGCCAGTCAAACGCGCTCGCGATCGCGCGACGCCTGGGCATGCCCGATCGAGTCATCGAACGAGCCCGGACGTTCGTAGATCCGTCGGTCGAACGAGCGGATACGTTACTCGGCGAGATCCGTCAACGGCGCGAGGAAGCTGAGGTCGCACAGCGAGAGGCAACACGAGAACGCGCTGTCGCCGGGAATCTTCGCCGTGAAGCGGAGCACGCTCGCGCGGAAGCAGAGATCGAGCGCGAAAGCGCACGGCGAGACGCATTGGCCGAGGTCGAGCGCGAGCTCGCAGAGGCTCGCCAAGCGATCCGCCGTATCCGCGAAGTCCCGGTTCGCGTCGAACGGGCCGAGATCAAGCCAGTCAAAGACATCGCCCGGCAGGATGTCGAAGCAGCGGCTCGTGCCGTCAAGGAGTCTCAACGTCGCCGGCCGGCGCGGGCCATTGTCCGGGTCCCGCTGAAACTGGGCGATCATGTCGAGCTCGTCGCTTTGGGCGGCGAGGGTGAAGTCACCGGGTTCTCCGACGACATGACCGGGGTGGATGTCCAGATGGGGGCATTCAAGATTCGCCAGCCGCTGTCGGGGGTACGCAAGCTGGGCAGCAAGCCGAAAGTCGACCGCCGGCCAGCGCCAAGCATGCCGCCACCCCGCCGCGAAGTGGACATGGAGTTGCATCTCCGCGGCCAACGCGCGGCAGGCGTGGACCAACTGGTCGACGAGTATCTACACGACGCGTACCTCTCGCGGCTGCCGTTTGTCCGGATCGTGCATGGCAAGGGGACGGGCGCCTTGCGCGACGTTGTTCGCGATGTGTTGCGCGGACACCCGCTGGTGGAGAAGTTTGAAACCCCGCCGCACTACGAAGGCGGGGATGGCGTGACGGTTGTTTATCTGAGGGATTCATGAGCCACGAAGAACACGACGACGTGCGCGTCGTCACCGCCGCAGTCGCGCCAAACGAGATCATCGCCGAGATCTGGCAGCAGGTGCTCGAGGACGAGGGGATCATCAGTGCGCTGAAGGCCGGCGGCATGGGGCACAGCTTCACCACAAACGCACTCAACGAGCATTACATCCTCGTCCGCGAGGATCAGGCAGATCGAGCCCGCGCCATCATTGCGGAACTCGAAGTTGAGGAAGATTCATCTCCCTGAACCGCCATGCTGGCGCCCGCGCTGGCGATCACATCAAAGAGCCGGTTGAGCGCGACGTCACGAGTTACTCGCAGGTCTTCGACACGAATACGAACCTGGTTGGGCGTGACACGTATTCCGTTGCCCAGCTCACGTCGCAACTGCTGCTGGCTCAGCTTGCCCCCGATGACCGGACGCACGACGATATCGCCGTCGCGTTCGACGATGGTCGTTATCCCCAGTCGGCTCGCGCGCTGGCGTAGCCGGACCAGATCGAACAGCCGCTCGGTTGAAGCGGGAACCGCACCGAACCGATCGCGAAGCTCGGCATCGAGGTCGACCAGCGCTCGCTCGTTGGGCGCAGCAGCAATCCTCTGGTAGAGCTCCAGCCGGGACTGCTCGTCGGAAACGAACTCTTCGGGGATGCCGGCCTCGACCGCGATATCGAGGTTGATCTCCTCTGGTTCGGCAATCGGGTGGCCGGCACGAATCTCCTCGACAGCGTGCGCGAGCATCCTGGTGTACAGATCAAATCCCACCGCCGCGATGTGGCCTGACTGCTCACCGCCGAGAATGTTCCCCGCGCCGCGGATTTCCATGTCGCGCATCGCGACCTGAAACCCGGCGCCAAGCTCGGTTGCCTCCTGTATTGCTTCAAGCCGCTCCAATGCCTCGACGGAGAGTGGCGTGTTCGGTGGGTACAGGACATAGGCGTACGCGCGATTGGTCGAACGGCCAACTCTCCCTCGGAGCTGATACATCTGAGTGAGCCCGAGCATCTGTGCGTTTTCCAGAACGATCGTATTCGCATTCGGTATGTCGACCCCGGACTCGATAATCGTCGTGCAAATCAGCACGTCGAACTCCTGGCGCATGAACGCCAACACAACCTGCTCGAGATCGTGTTCGTTCATCTGACCGTGAGCAACAGCGAGCTGCGCCTCGGGCACGAGTTCCCGAAGCCGCTCGCAGGTGCGGTAGATGCTCTGGACGCGGTTGTGGACAACGTAGACCTGGCCACCACGAGCAAGCTCCCGCAGTATCGCCTCCCGAATAATTGCGTCGTCGGCCGGCGTAACAAATGTGCGGATTGGCACCCGATCTTGCGGCGGCGTGGTAATCAGTGAGAGATCCCGCAGGCCGGTCAGCGCGAAGTGGAGCGTCCGAGGGATCGGCGTCGCGGTCATCGTGAGGACATCGATCGCCGAACGCATCCGCTTGATGTGCTCCTTGTGGCGGACGCCGAATCGCTGCTCCTCATCCACGATCAGCAGCCCCAGGTTCTTGAAGTCGACATCCTTCTGAAGTAGTCGATGCGTCCCGATGACGATATCTACTGCGCCGTCGGCGAGACCGCGAACTACTGCAGACTGGTCGGTCTTGCTTCGAAGACGCGAAAGCATCTCGACGCGAACCGGGAACGGGGCGAGGCGTTCGCGGAATGTGTTGTAGTGCTGCAGCGCGAGAATCGTCGTCGGCACCAGCACGGCGACCTGGGTTCCATCGTTGACCGCCTTGAAGGCGGCCCGCAGCCCGACCTCTGTCTTGCCATAGCCCACATCACCGCAGACAAGGCGATCCATTGGGCGCGCAGATTCCATATCCGCCTTGACGTCCCGAATGGCTTTGTCCTGCTCAACCGTCTCACGGAACGGAAACGACTCCGCGAGTTCGGCATCCCAGGTTGAGTCGCTCGGGAATGCGCGCCCCTGTGCCGTCTCCCGCGCGGCGTACAGCTGAAGTAACTCCCAGGCCATCTCACGGATCGCGCGACGGACCCGGGCTTTCGTCTTCGCCCAATCGGGAGATGACAAACGGGTGATCTTCGGTTCGCCGGCCGGACTTTCGTACGGGACAAGCCGGTCAGACTGATCGACGGGCACATAGAGGCGATCTCCGCCAGCGTAGTCAACCTGGAGATATTCGCGATCGACGCCAGAGAGGTCCAGTCGCACCAGTCCGCCGAACTGCCCAACGCCGTGCTCGACGTGAACGACGTAGGAGCCGGGCTTGAATTGCCTCGCCTTGCGCGGTCGTGCCTGAGTTTGGGTCCCTTGCGTTCGGACAAGCTTCCGGATACCGAACAGTTCGAGATCACTCAGAACGAGAAGTCGCGCCGGGCCGTACCGAAATCCGACGGTGAGTGGCGCGTGGACAACGTCGACCGTTCCGGGCGCCGGCGGGGTTGCGGCTTCAGCAGCGCCACGCTTGAAGGCGCGGGGGTAGATATCGTGTTCCTCGAGTAGATCGCGGAGTCGCTCACTCTGTTCAGTAGCCAACACGACTCGCCACCCGTCGGTGAGCTCGTCTTTCAGATCAGCGACGAGGTCATCGATGCGGCCACCGAAAACGGGAGTGTCCCCGAATGGCGCGCCGGTCGCGACTTCGACACCTTCGTCACCGCTATCCCCGATTCGCCAGACCGCCAGTCGTTCGATATCGGAGAAGAGGTCGCGCCGATGGCGATAGGGGATCGGAAATCCGGAGGGGACCTCGCCTGCTTGTTCCAGTGTCTGGCGCACGTCTTCTGCCTGTAGCGCAACCTGGTCCATCTGCAGATCGACCGATTGCGGATCAACGACAACGAGAAGCGCCGACGCTGGGAGGTAATCGAGCAGGGACGCGTCGTTGCCCGGGAAGAGGGAGGCAAGGAGGTCGATCGAAGACGGCACGGCGCCCGCTTGCAGGAACGCCACCAGTCGTTCCCACTCCTCGCGCACCTCGTCACGCAGCGCAGCCAGCTTCAGCCTGCCGATCCGCTCCAACGCGACGGCTCGATTCGTGAGGTCATATTCGATCGGGGGTAGAAGGCGCGCGGAGGCGACCCGCTCGGTGGAGCGCTGGGTCAGCGGATCGAAGCGTCGGATGCTATCGATCTCATCACCGAACAGCTCAATCCGGATTGCATCGGCTGCCCCCGGCGAATAGACGTCGAGGATTCCGCCCCGGCGGGACATCGTCCCTGGGCCGTCCACCTGAGGCTGATGATCGTATCCGGCCGCGGTGAGATGTCGAACGAGCGCAGCATCATCAATCCGCTGCCCGACGGCGAGATCGACAACATCACGAACATACGAACCGGGCTGGCGGACGGCGGTCATCAGGGCGCGCGCCGTTGCAACGATAACCGGGGGCATCTCGGATTCGTTCGCGGCAACGAGTCGTCCCAGGATGGTCGAACGCTGGGCGGCCAGATCCGGATCGTGTGGCATCTGTTCGTATGGGAGTGGATCGGCAGCCTTCCATGCCATCGGCGGGTTCCCGACCGGCAGGAGTTGGCTCAGGTTGTTAATCACCGTGTCGGCGGTCTCTTGCCGGCCAACGACCACGACGATCGGGCCGGATGTCCGACCTGCCATGGCTGCGAGCGCCACTGCGCGAGCAGCAGCGGCTAGCGGCGGCGTCCTCCACGGTTCGGCGACTCTGGCTAGCCCGACTGCTGGGAGTGGTATGTCATGAAACAGCGGCAGCAGGTGGGATAGCGTCACCGCGCCCTCATTTCGCCCGATTGCATATTTCCAGACAACAAGCGCGGGCCAAACGCGTTTCCGCGTGGCCTTCCCGCACAGGACAGTATATGCGACCTGCGCTATCATCCCCCTTGATCAGATTGAGCAGTTCGGAGACCGAGGCCGTGGAACAACCACAGCACTCATCATCGTGGACCTGGGTCCGCGCGATGATGATCGGCGTCGCGCTCGGGGCAGTGGTCGTCGCATTGATGACCACGGTGTTGCGCGCGCGATCTACCCCGACGGTCGTGCTGAATGTCGTCGAAGCGCCGGACCCATCAACGATCCGCGTTTATGTCGGAGGCAAGGTCGTCGCGCCCGGGATCTACACGCTCGATCGCGGCAGCCGAATCGCCGAGGCTATTCAGGCGGCAGGCGGTGAAGCGAAGGGCGGAGACACATCGTCGCTGCCGATGGCCGCAGTCGTCCAGGATGGCGACCAGGTTGTCGTGCCGGAGATCAGGCCGACGCCAAAAGCGGCGGAATCCCGCGGCACGCCCGCCCCGGGCACGACACGTGAGGCCGGCCCGATCGACCTCAATCACGCAGTTGCCACCGAGCTGGATGCGCTTCCGGGCATCGGGCCGACGCTCGCGGCACGGATCGTCGAATTCCGCGAGACCAACGGTCCATTCACCTCGATCGACCAGTTAGCCGAAATCCGCGGGATCTCCGAGCGGATGGTGGAAATCCTGCGCCCGCTCATCACGATTCGACCGTGAGATGGGACTGGTCGCTGCGCTCGGAATCATCGCCGGCGCTCGTCTGGCCAACGCTGATCTGTGGGTACTGGCGGTTGCGCTTCTTGGTGGATTGCTCATCCTCGTTGCGCTCACTCGCGATCACGTCCGTGTGCTCTGCGCGACCTTGCTAATCGGCTTTCTCGCCGGCAGCGCTGCTGCTGTCATCTTGCGAGAGCCCACAACACCCCCATATGCCGGCAACGGGCACGAGCGCACAACCATGACGGTCATATCCGACCCAGCGCAGAACCCTCGCGGATATCACGCTCGCGTTCGGTGGACCGATGCGCAGGGCATCGAACGAACATCATTCATGCTGGCAGGAGCCTGGCCCCGATTTCATCGCGGGGACACGATCCTGGCCACCACGCGCGCCGAGGGCATCAACGCGGACAGCCTCATCGTCTCGTCGCTCGTGGTCGAGCGTCACGCGGCGACACTCGAAGAACAGAGGTCGCGACTCCGCAACTGGCTCGACGGCACGGTTCGAGGGACGGTGGGCGGATCGGAGGGCGCGTTGGCGCTCGGGCTGCTAATTGGCGACGATTCGGCAATGACACGCCACACCGACGACGCAGTGCGACGCGCCGGGCTTTCTCACATCACAGCAGTCAGCGGCTGGAACGTCACGCTCGTGGTCGCGAGCGTGGGAGCGCTCCTGTTGGCGCTCGGATTACGTGGTCCAGGATGGATCACGATCGAAGTCGGAGCCCTCGCGGGCTACATCTGGCTGGTTGGCGCTGATCCACCGGTCATCCGCGCGGCGATCATGGGCGGCTTCGTGATCGCCGCGCGCCAGCTTGGCCGGCCCGCCCACGGGCCATCACTGATCGCTCTGGCCGCCGCGCTGATGATCGCGACAGATCCGTCCGCGCTGTCGAGCCTGTCGTTCCATCTCAGCATTCTTGCCACGGCGGCACTGATCGCCAGCCTGCGTTACACGGCGCGCTGGTCCGGCCTGCGCGCGGTGGTATTGACGCCGATGGTCGCGACAGCAGCCATCACGTTAGCGACCGCGCCGGCATTCGCCGTTACCATGGGCACGATCTCGCTCGTGTCCATTCCGGCCAATGTTCTGGCTGGGCCTCTCGTCCCACTCGCGGCGGCCGGCGGCGCGCTGATCGTAGCAACCGCGTGGCTGCCGGCCATCCAGGTGTTCGTGGCTGCTGTTACCTGGTACTTGACCCACCTGATTCTCTGGATCGCAGAGACGTTCGCCAGCGTCCCAGGTGGCGTGCTGCAGTTTCGCCGGGAGGATGGATTGGCACTTCGTGGCGCGATTTTCGTGATGCTCGTGGCGGCGGCATTGCTGCTGCCGGAGGGACGATTCATCGCCTGGCAGATCGATCGCTGGATGCAGCGAGACTCGCGTATTGCAGCATTCGTGGCTGGCGGCCTCGTCGTAGGAATCGCGGCGCTCGTCGTCGTCTCTGCGCCATGAACGAGCCAAGAACCGACGGGTGTCTGTGGTACTCTTCCGATGGCTTGCAGGCCCCCATAGTCTAGTGGCCTAGGACGCCTCCCTTTCAAGGAGGAGAGCAGGGGTTCGAATCCCCTTGGGGGTACCTCGGACGATGACATCTACAACACCCGAACTGCGGCATCCGCCACAGTCAAGTCAGTCTGCGCTCGGTTACACTCTAGCGTCGATTGCGATGGATGAGCCATCGCGGTTTCGGCGGCGCGTGGCGACAGCCAGCTATGGCGAAGACGCCACGATGAGGGAGGTTCAGGACGGATGAACATCATCATCCCCGTCGGGGGGCTCGGCACCCGGCTGCGTCCACAGACCTGGAGTCGGCCGAAGCCGCTGGTGAGCGTGGCCGGCAAGCCGGTCCTCGGACACGTGCTTGATACGCTGAGCGCCGTCGAGATCGATCGCGCCGTCTTCATCACGGGCTTCCTTGGCGAGCAGATCGAGGAATACGTCCGCGATAACTACCACTTCGACGCAGCGTTCGTGAAGCAGCATCAACCGCTAGGGCAATCTCATGCCATCCTGCAGGCTCGCGAACAGGTCTCCGGGCCGTCGCTGATCGTGTTCCCCGATATGGTCTTCGAGGCGCCGCTCGATCGTCTTACCACGCTCGAGGCCGATGGCGCGATCTTCGTCAAGGAAGTCGACGACCCGCGTCGATTCGGGATCGTAATGCTCGATAACGGGCGCGCCACCCGATTGATCGAGAAACCCCAGGCGCCGGAGAACAACCTGGCAATCATGGGTGTCTACTTCGTCCGCGATGTCCAGTGGCTCTTCCAGGCGATCGACCGCCAGATGGCCGAGGGGATTCAGACGAAGGGTGAGTACTATCTCGCCGATGCCGTGCAGTTGATGATCGACGATGGCGCGCTATTCACCACACTGCCAGCGACTGTCTGGGAGGACTGCGGGACGCCCGATGCGTTACTCCAGACGAATCGGTTTCTGCTCGCTCGCTCAGAAACCTGTCCATCCGCTACGGATTCGGTGGTGATTCCACCCGTCTTCATTGCGGATTCAGCGCGGGTATCGGGGTCTGTCATCGGGCCGGATGTCAGCATTGGCGACAACGTGGTCGTTGAAAACGCGATTGTCCGCGATTCGATCGTGGACGCAGGCGCGACGATTGAGTCGGCAATGCTCACCCGTTCGATTGTCGGTCGGGACGCGATCGTGCGGGGCGAGCCGTTGCGGGTGAACGTCGGCGATTCGTCCGACATCGACCTGCGTTCGGATCGAGAGAACGGAGCCAGCCGTGGTTGATACGCCGGGACGATGGGTCGAGGTTGCCGTGCCGGCCAACGCGGAGTCCGTAGAGTCGGTCAGCGAGCTGCTTTCGAGCTACGGATACAACCAGGGCGTCGTCGTTGAGGAGTCCTACAAGCAGGACGATGACGGCGACAATCTTGAGATAGACCCGACCAGGCCCGTGCTTGTCCGCACCTGGCTGGCAGTCGATGACGAGCTACCGGCTCGCCGCCGCCAACTCGAGCACGCACTCTGGCACCTCAAGCAGATCGGTGGTGTCGGAGATCCGACCTTCGCCGAGCGCGAAGAAGAGGATTGGGCGAACGCCTGGAAGGAGCACTTCCAGATCCTCCGGATCGGCGCGTCGTTCGTCGTTCGGCCCACCTGGCGAGAATACGAGGAGCGACCGGGGGATCGAGTCATCCATCTCGACCCCGGCATGGCATTCGGCACCGGCCTGCATCCCTCGACCGAGATGTGCATGCAGTTCACCGAAGAGCTGGATCTCAATGGACGCGATGTGCTCGACATCGGGGCCGGCTCGGGCATTCTCGCGATCGGCGCGATCCGATCCGGCGCTCGCCGTGCAACTGCCGTCGAGATCGATCCGGTCGCATCGCGAGCGCTGACGCAGAACGTGTCGTTGAACGAGATGGATGCCCAGATCGAGGTCATCACGGCAGCGATCGAAGATGCGCCGCTGGCCGATCGAACCTATCCGGTTGTGTTCGCCAATCTCATCGCGCGCATTCTCGCAGACAACGCCGACAAAATCGCTCGACACGTCGCCCCGGGGGGGGCGGTCATCGCGAGCGGCATCATCGACGAGCGAGAGCAGATCGTGTTAGACGCGTTTGGACCCCTCGGGTTCACGGTCGCCGGCCGGAGACAGGCAGGCGACTGGGTGACGCTACTTCTTCGCCGGAGCTGACACGGCGTGCGTGCCCATCGATTCTTCGTCCAGGATCCATTGGCAACTGGCCAGGCAGTCTGGCTCGCGCCGGAGCAGGCGCGCCAGGCAAGGAACGTCCTTCGTCTGCGGGCTGGGGATACCGTGGAGCTGCTGGATGGCTCGGGGCTCATCGCTGTCGCGAGACTGGGACACGTCGAACGCGACAGCGCCAACGCAATCGTGGAGGAGTTAGTCGCGTCGGCGGCGTTGCCGATCAACCTGACTGTTGGTCTCGCGCTTCTTCGCGGGGACCGATTCGAAGTAGCAATTCAGAAGCTCGTCGAGATCGGCGCGAGTAGTATTGTGCCGCTGGCGGCACAACATTGCGTGGTATCCTACGCTGTTGATCGCGAGTGGGATCGGCGTCTGACCCGGTTGCAGCGCATCGCGATGGAAGCGGCAGAGCAATCCGAGCGATCGACGATCCCGCAGATCGCTCGGCCGGTCAGTGTCGAGGCCTTTCTCGCCAAGCATAGCGGCATCTCGCTGGCGCTCGTTGAGCGAAGCGAAGCTGCGGAACAGTTGATGACTGTTTCGTTCGACCGAGATGTTGCCGTGCTCGTCGGTCCAGAAGGTGGCTGGAGCAAACGCGAGCTCCAGACGATCGCCCTGGGCGCTCGGACCGTCTCGCTTGGACCGCTGATCCTCCGCGCCGAGACCGCGGCAATTGTGACAGCCGGCGCCCTCATGCAGCGCGCCTGGGCACGTAATACGCATCAGGAAGAAGGCTAGCGCCCGTGGTTGTACGTGTTCAGGACATTTCCCAGCCGGCCCGTCGTCGACGCACGGCGCTCGCGCCGGACCGACCTGGGGAGGTTCAGCATGTCGCGGCCGGGTCGCTAGCCGAGGAAATCGGGATCGAGCCGGGCGATCGTATCCTCAAGGTCAATGGGCACCCACTTCGCGATATTCTGGACTTCCAGTACTACGCCGCTGAAGAAGAAGTCATCCTCGAGATCGAACGCGATGACCAGATTCACCAGTGCGAGGTCGAGCGCGACGTCGAAGAGGTCTGGGGCATCACGTTCTCTGACCCCACGATGGATGGCATACATGTCTGCGAAAACTCCTGCCCGTTCTGCTTCATCAAGCAGATTCCGAAGGGGATGCGACGCAGCCTGTACGTCATGGACGATGACTATCGCCAGTCAATGCTCCACGGGAGCTTCGTGACGCTGACCAATCTGACCGAAGAGGACTGGCAGCGGATTGAAGAACAGCGGCTTGGGCCGATGCACGTGTCTGTCCATGCGACGAACCCCGAGCTTCGCGCCCTGCTGGTCGGCAACCCGAAGGGCGCGCTGATCATGGAGCATCTGGGGCGACTCGAACGAGCTGGCATCGACTATCACGTCCAGTTCGTCCTCTGCCCAGGCATCAACGACGGGGACGAGCTGGAGCGTTCGCTCCGCGATCTGTCGGACTGTGGGTCACACCTGAAGTCGATCGCGGGGGTGCCAGTCGGATTGACGAAGTTCGGCTTCGAGCGGCAGAAGCTCCGCGTTCGCGTGTCGCGACCATGCAACCGCACCCTTCCGGGCGCGATGCTGGAGATGCGCCGCTACAGCCCCCTCGAAGCCCGTGAGGTGATTGCCCAGGCAGAGCGATGGCAGAAGCATTTCCGCAAAACACGTGGCGAGACGTTCTTCCATCTCGGTGACGAGTTCTACCTGATGAGCGACAGCCCGGTCCCATCGACGCGCCACTACGATGGCTTCCCGCAGGTCGAGGATGGGATCGGCATCACCCGACTGTTTCTTGACGACGCGAAGCGCATCATCCGTCGCGGCGAGAAGGCGAGCGTTGCCGGCGCGGCGGGGATCATCGCCTGCGCCACGCTGATCGGTCCGGCGATGGAGCGAGAGGTTGCAGCCGTGAACGACGCGACCGGCGCCCGGCTGGACGTCGCCGTCGTCGTGAACCAGTTTTTCGGCCCGGAGATCAATGTCTCCGGCTTACTATCGGGCCAGGACCTCATCCGCACGCTCCGAGATCGACCCGGTGATTCCCCGGTCTACATCTCATCGACGATGCTGTCGCGCCGGACCGGAACGATGATCGACGACATGACACTCGAAGAAGTTCAAACGGCGCTCGGGCGTCGGGTCGTTCCGACAGAGCACTTGTCGAACGTCCTGGCCGATCTCCGCAAGGGCAATCGCGTCGCCGCCTGATCGCCCCATCGCGAAAGGAGCGCGGGTTGGTCGAGCGCCTCGTGCTCGCGCTGTCCGGCGACAGCACCATTATCGAGATCATCGTCCAGCCACGGGCGGCGAGGACGGGCGTCTTCGGCGTTCACGACGGCGCTCTGCGCCTGCGTGTCAATGCGCCCCCCGTTGATGGCGCGGCCAACGCAGCAGTGACGAAATTGCTCTGCGATCTTCTGGATCTGTCAAAGGATCGAGTTGAGATCATCGGCGGACACAGCAATCGCCGCAAGCGAATCAGGGTCAGCGGAATGGCCCCGGCGTCCGTCCGCGCCGCACTCGCAACGCACGTCGAGCCGGACTGAGCCCGGCTATCCCCGTCTGTGCCGGCGAAACGCCAGGAGGGCGATCACCGCTACGAACATAACGGCAAGGACGCCGAACGAGCGCGTTGGGCTTGCCGCATCAGGCTGTTCGGCAGCAGCGTCCCTCGGCTCCCGGCGCAGCCGCAGCCAGAGCCGAACTGTCTCGCCCATCGCACGAAAGACGACCTTTGGACTGCCACCCGAGGATTCGCCCGCCGGCCGCGGGTAGTGCTGGACGCCGACCTGCGCGATCGTCGCGCCGCGCTGACGCATGCGAATTAGAAGCTCGGTGTTGATCAGAGCGCCAGGTGTCGTAAGCTCGATGCCCTTCAGGAACTCCGCATGGAAAACCTTGAACGCGCAGTCAATGTCGCGCATCCGGAAACCGAAGAGAACCCAAACGGATAGCCCGAAGATCTTCGCGAAGATGATCCGATAGAATGGGTCCCGGCGCTTGATTCGATAGCCCGCGACGACGTTGTAGTGTGGGACATAAGGTAACAGCGCGCGGATATCGGCGATGTCAAACTGGCGATCAGAATCCATAAACATGACCGCATCACCAGTGGCAGCGGTAAAGCCGGAGGTCAACGCCGCCCCATAGCCACGGTTCACCCCGTGGTGAACGGCGCGAACGCGCGGCTCCTCCGTGGCCAACCGATCGACGATCTCGGCGGTCTCGTCGCGGCTACCGTCGTCAACAACGATGATCTCAAAATCGGAGACGACCTGAGGAAGGACCTCCAGCGCGCGCCGGACAACCGCCTCGATATTCTCCGCTTCATTGTGGGCCGGCAGCACGAGCGACAGTTTGCGATTGAGCATCCACCCTCCGCGACCCTTGCACACGAACCCCGCGTCCACGCCTGGCGTGCCGCGGGGTTACCGATGGCCGCGCCTAGTATACGGGACGACGCCACGCTCGGCGGTCGCGACAGATATGGCGGCTACGGGACGAGCTGGAACC
The Thermomicrobiales bacterium genome window above contains:
- a CDS encoding ComEC/Rec2 family competence protein, with translation MGLVAALGIIAGARLANADLWVLAVALLGGLLILVALTRDHVRVLCATLLIGFLAGSAAAVILREPTTPPYAGNGHERTTMTVISDPAQNPRGYHARVRWTDAQGIERTSFMLAGAWPRFHRGDTILATTRAEGINADSLIVSSLVVERHAATLEEQRSRLRNWLDGTVRGTVGGSEGALALGLLIGDDSAMTRHTDDAVRRAGLSHITAVSGWNVTLVVASVGALLLALGLRGPGWITIEVGALAGYIWLVGADPPVIRAAIMGGFVIAARQLGRPAHGPSLIALAAALMIATDPSALSSLSFHLSILATAALIASLRYTARWSGLRAVVLTPMVATAAITLATAPAFAVTMGTISLVSIPANVLAGPLVPLAAAGGALIVATAWLPAIQVFVAAVTWYLTHLILWIAETFASVPGGVLQFRREDGLALRGAIFVMLVAAALLLPEGRFIAWQIDRWMQRDSRIAAFVAGGLVVGIAALVVVSAP
- a CDS encoding DUF167 domain-containing protein, producing the protein MVERLVLALSGDSTIIEIIVQPRAARTGVFGVHDGALRLRVNAPPVDGAANAAVTKLLCDLLDLSKDRVEIIGGHSNRRKRIRVSGMAPASVRAALATHVEPD
- a CDS encoding glycosyltransferase family 2 protein; translation: MLNRKLSLVLPAHNEAENIEAVVRRALEVLPQVVSDFEIIVVDDGSRDETAEIVDRLATEEPRVRAVHHGVNRGYGAALTSGFTAATGDAVMFMDSDRQFDIADIRALLPYVPHYNVVAGYRIKRRDPFYRIIFAKIFGLSVWVLFGFRMRDIDCAFKVFHAEFLKGIELTTPGALINTELLIRMRQRGATIAQVGVQHYPRPAGESSGGSPKVVFRAMGETVRLWLRLRREPRDAAAEQPDAASPTRSFGVLAVMFVAVIALLAFRRHRRG
- a CDS encoding DUF512 domain-containing protein produces the protein MVVRVQDISQPARRRRTALAPDRPGEVQHVAAGSLAEEIGIEPGDRILKVNGHPLRDILDFQYYAAEEEVILEIERDDQIHQCEVERDVEEVWGITFSDPTMDGIHVCENSCPFCFIKQIPKGMRRSLYVMDDDYRQSMLHGSFVTLTNLTEEDWQRIEEQRLGPMHVSVHATNPELRALLVGNPKGALIMEHLGRLERAGIDYHVQFVLCPGINDGDELERSLRDLSDCGSHLKSIAGVPVGLTKFGFERQKLRVRVSRPCNRTLPGAMLEMRRYSPLEAREVIAQAERWQKHFRKTRGETFFHLGDEFYLMSDSPVPSTRHYDGFPQVEDGIGITRLFLDDAKRIIRRGEKASVAGAAGIIACATLIGPAMEREVAAVNDATGARLDVAVVVNQFFGPEINVSGLLSGQDLIRTLRDRPGDSPVYISSTMLSRRTGTMIDDMTLEEVQTALGRRVVPTEHLSNVLADLRKGNRVAA
- a CDS encoding sugar phosphate nucleotidyltransferase, whose product is MNIIIPVGGLGTRLRPQTWSRPKPLVSVAGKPVLGHVLDTLSAVEIDRAVFITGFLGEQIEEYVRDNYHFDAAFVKQHQPLGQSHAILQAREQVSGPSLIVFPDMVFEAPLDRLTTLEADGAIFVKEVDDPRRFGIVMLDNGRATRLIEKPQAPENNLAIMGVYFVRDVQWLFQAIDRQMAEGIQTKGEYYLADAVQLMIDDGALFTTLPATVWEDCGTPDALLQTNRFLLARSETCPSATDSVVIPPVFIADSARVSGSVIGPDVSIGDNVVVENAIVRDSIVDAGATIESAMLTRSIVGRDAIVRGEPLRVNVGDSSDIDLRSDRENGASRG
- the prmA gene encoding 50S ribosomal protein L11 methyltransferase, which gives rise to MVDTPGRWVEVAVPANAESVESVSELLSSYGYNQGVVVEESYKQDDDGDNLEIDPTRPVLVRTWLAVDDELPARRRQLEHALWHLKQIGGVGDPTFAEREEEDWANAWKEHFQILRIGASFVVRPTWREYEERPGDRVIHLDPGMAFGTGLHPSTEMCMQFTEELDLNGRDVLDIGAGSGILAIGAIRSGARRATAVEIDPVASRALTQNVSLNEMDAQIEVITAAIEDAPLADRTYPVVFANLIARILADNADKIARHVAPGGAVIASGIIDEREQIVLDAFGPLGFTVAGRRQAGDWVTLLLRRS
- a CDS encoding RsmE family RNA methyltransferase; the encoded protein is MRAHRFFVQDPLATGQAVWLAPEQARQARNVLRLRAGDTVELLDGSGLIAVARLGHVERDSANAIVEELVASAALPINLTVGLALLRGDRFEVAIQKLVEIGASSIVPLAAQHCVVSYAVDREWDRRLTRLQRIAMEAAEQSERSTIPQIARPVSVEAFLAKHSGISLALVERSEAAEQLMTVSFDRDVAVLVGPEGGWSKRELQTIALGARTVSLGPLILRAETAAIVTAGALMQRAWARNTHQEEG